The sequence TTGGCATTTGGCGTTCTTCTCTTATCTTCATACAGGCTTCAAGGCCATCCATTTTCGGCATCATAACGTCTAAAATAACAAGGTCAAATTCATGAGCCTTTAATTGTTTTAAGGCTTCAAGAGCATCTTCAGCCTTTTGAATCTGGAATCCTTCATTTTCTAAATATATAGCTATGAGATTTCTTATTTCTTTATCATCATCAACAATTAAAATTTTCGTATTCAATCTAGTCACAACCTTTTCCATATTCATTCTTACAATTAAGTACAAAAGCAGGTGGTATGTTTCTGTACTCATGACTAATATCAATTTGATTAAAGAATTGGCTAATAACTGATTTCTTTAACAGCGTATATTGAAAAGTAATAAATTTTCCGTTATTCCCTAATATTTCTTTCGTTTTAAACAAAATATCGTCTGAAACGTTCTTTGGCAAACTGGTAAAAGGCAACCCAGATATAACATAATCTACATAAGGAATTCTATATTCTTTTACATATCTATCAATATTCTCGGCTGAACCTTTAATAATGATAATGTTACTC comes from Bacillus andreraoultii and encodes:
- a CDS encoding class I SAM-dependent methyltransferase, giving the protein MIAKMFLRQYVCNPRKIGAVYPSSGFLADKMLSGVHFQSAKYIVEYGPGTGVFTDKIMEYRNLDTIVMLIESNEEFYQFLKEKYKNESNIIIIKGSAENIDRYVKEYRIPYVDYVISGLPFTSLPKNVSDDILFKTKEILGNNGKFITFQYTLLKKSVISQFFNQIDISHEYRNIPPAFVLNCKNEYGKGCD